A part of Neovison vison isolate M4711 chromosome 6, ASM_NN_V1, whole genome shotgun sequence genomic DNA contains:
- the LOC122909788 gene encoding protein PET100 homolog, mitochondrial: MGVKLEVFRMTLYLTFPVAMFWIANQAEWFEDYVIQRKRELWPPEREDQRRELEEFKERIRKQREEKLLRAAQQSS; encoded by the exons ATGGGGGTGAAGCTGGAGGTGTTTCGG ATGACACTCTACCTCACCTTCCCTGTGGCTATGTTCTGGATCGCCAATCAGGCCGAATGGTTTGAAGACTATGTCATACAGCGTAAG AGGGAGCTGTGGCCACCTGAGAGGGAAGACCAG CGTCGGGAGCTAGAAGAATTCAAAGAGAGGATACGGAAGCAGCGGGAGGAGAAGCTCCTTCGTGCTGCCCAGCAGAGCTCCTGA